The following proteins come from a genomic window of Pseudobdellovibrionaceae bacterium:
- the fabZ gene encoding 3-hydroxyacyl-ACP dehydratase FabZ: MPSVLSVEEIKKRIPHRFPFLLVDEVTQVDYLPEVVGSKILALKNISAEDPVFKGHFPGKPIFPGVLIIEALAQSMGVLMSFDKKPHSVPLLGRIKNAKFKSLVLPGDQLVLSSVIIKYRKPNVLGLTKAFVNDKLVAEAELLCHLK; the protein is encoded by the coding sequence ATGCCTTCTGTTTTATCTGTTGAAGAAATAAAAAAGCGTATCCCTCACAGGTTTCCCTTTCTGCTGGTTGACGAAGTAACGCAGGTGGATTATCTACCCGAGGTAGTGGGTTCTAAAATTTTAGCTTTAAAAAATATTTCGGCAGAAGACCCAGTTTTTAAAGGACACTTTCCAGGAAAACCCATTTTTCCAGGAGTCTTAATTATTGAGGCTCTGGCTCAGAGCATGGGTGTTTTAATGAGCTTTGACAAAAAACCACACTCTGTTCCTTTGCTGGGGCGTATTAAAAACGCAAAATTTAAGTCGCTAGTTTTGCCAGGCGATCAGTTGGTGTTGTCTAGCGTAATTATAAAGTATAGAAAGCCTAATGTTTTAGGCTTAACTAAAGCTTTTGTAAATGATAAATTGGTGGCCGAGGCCGAGTTACTTTGCCACTTAAAATAA
- a CDS encoding OmpH family outer membrane protein — protein sequence MFTGFKWSLAVLIYGFSISVSAKTVFVNMQYVLQTVKAGKNAKAVLSKEFNKKRKFLSKQEKVLKQLGKDLEKKRSVLSDVVFLQKQKNLQEKVLKYRESVSKSQADIQKRERKLTVPILKNVQALIKSLAKKNKYSLVLDRQSIVWASKNIDITETVVKAYNKKHRR from the coding sequence ATGTTTACTGGTTTTAAATGGAGTTTAGCAGTTTTAATTTACGGATTTTCTATTTCTGTTTCGGCAAAAACAGTATTTGTAAATATGCAATATGTTTTACAAACAGTAAAGGCAGGAAAAAATGCTAAAGCTGTTTTATCTAAAGAGTTTAATAAAAAAAGAAAATTTTTATCAAAGCAAGAAAAGGTTTTAAAACAACTAGGTAAGGATTTAGAAAAAAAGCGTAGCGTTTTATCTGATGTAGTTTTTTTACAAAAACAAAAAAACTTACAAGAAAAAGTTTTAAAATATAGAGAAAGTGTTTCTAAATCTCAGGCAGACATTCAAAAAAGAGAAAGAAAATTAACCGTACCCATTTTAAAAAATGTACAAGCTTTAATTAAGTCATTGGCAAAAAAAAATAAATACTCTTTGGTTTTAGATAGACAAAGTATTGTTTGGGCCTCTAAGAATATAGACATTACAGAAACCGTTGTTAAGGCGTATAATAAAAAACACCGCAGGTAG
- the bamA gene encoding outer membrane protein assembly factor BamA — MSKYIFLFFLFFTALNAQARVVSSILIKGNKRLSSALVKSVLNTKLSHRCSRINTELDLQNLENLEQFSFIRIDKKILSKKYCKIIYRVKERSILETLSLKGAETPKDEQVQKALVLKAGAVFSQVKLQDSLANLKALYEAEGLFASKITYKLRQLKNKNYQLRIKVVEKKSAKIKNIQIFGNKHLSTGKIKKFMQTSEKGFLSFISDSGVYRKEVLSRDIQLIRYLYLQAGYYGVEVKAPKVYLDSLTNNINIVIHIVEGKKYFIRKIEAESDSFSQEELKEQMPLKEGDAFSYAQFQSSIKVLERLYGDKSYAFVQVLPDIRINEEKGLLDIYFKFNLGPSVSIGKVIVSGNSRTHDHVIRRELLLSGGENYSNSKKEESINKVRYLGFFESVDFITKSSLDRPDEVDLNLIVKPKRVGAINLSAGYSEYLGFSFKAGVNQPNFLGLGHTLVSSVDISKKSFLLSISYIYPRLLNTDWSLSGSLFNSQSDREEYKDKKTGFSIRGSKPLNKQWSTSYSYSLKNTKIQLEASGDPDLFPVNTVNGIASTIGTSITYDSRDNRINPTKGKYFNLGYDYTGAGGDLQFSVLSSQFRFYKTLSKSFGLVWKNNLDYAQLFAPGGSYPFNELFLLGGPLSLRGYNWFSVGPYKFSQKAYDRSKETDETRRRFLSEKAFGGTKKVLLQTELEFPLLSEAQIRGAVFFDAGLSGNSFNTNNIESDVGLGIRWFSPLGPLRFEFGWPINPSVHHSPTYKFQFYIGNSF; from the coding sequence ATGAGTAAATATATTTTTTTGTTTTTTTTGTTTTTTACAGCATTAAATGCGCAAGCTAGAGTAGTTAGTTCTATTTTAATTAAGGGAAACAAAAGGCTGTCTAGTGCTTTGGTAAAAAGCGTTTTAAACACCAAATTGTCTCACAGGTGCTCTCGAATTAACACAGAACTAGATTTACAAAATTTAGAAAACTTAGAGCAATTTAGTTTTATTCGTATAGATAAGAAAATATTGTCTAAAAAATATTGCAAAATTATTTATAGAGTTAAGGAAAGGTCGATTTTAGAAACGCTATCCTTAAAAGGAGCAGAAACGCCAAAAGACGAACAGGTGCAAAAGGCCTTGGTGTTAAAAGCAGGTGCTGTTTTTAGTCAAGTGAAGCTGCAAGACAGTCTGGCGAATTTAAAAGCTTTGTATGAAGCAGAAGGTTTATTTGCTTCAAAGATTACTTACAAACTGCGGCAGTTAAAAAACAAAAATTACCAGCTACGCATCAAGGTAGTAGAAAAAAAATCAGCAAAAATTAAAAACATACAAATTTTTGGAAACAAGCACCTATCTACAGGAAAAATAAAAAAGTTTATGCAAACTTCTGAAAAAGGTTTTTTAAGTTTTATTTCTGATTCGGGAGTATATAGAAAAGAAGTTTTAAGCAGAGATATTCAGTTGATCCGTTATTTGTATTTACAAGCAGGCTATTACGGAGTGGAAGTTAAAGCTCCGAAGGTATATTTAGACAGTCTTACCAATAACATAAATATAGTTATTCACATTGTTGAAGGGAAAAAATATTTTATTAGAAAAATAGAAGCGGAATCTGACTCTTTTTCTCAAGAAGAGTTAAAAGAACAAATGCCATTAAAAGAGGGCGACGCCTTTTCTTACGCTCAGTTTCAAAGCAGTATTAAAGTTTTAGAGCGTTTGTATGGCGATAAATCTTATGCTTTTGTTCAAGTATTACCCGACATAAGAATTAACGAAGAAAAAGGTTTGTTGGATATTTATTTTAAATTTAATTTAGGCCCAAGTGTAAGCATTGGAAAAGTCATCGTTAGTGGTAATAGCCGAACTCATGACCATGTTATTCGCAGAGAGCTGTTACTGTCGGGTGGAGAAAATTATAGCAATAGCAAAAAAGAAGAAAGCATTAATAAAGTGCGATATTTAGGTTTTTTTGAATCTGTAGATTTCATAACAAAATCCTCTTTGGACAGGCCTGACGAGGTAGACTTAAACTTAATAGTAAAGCCTAAGCGAGTGGGAGCTATTAATTTATCAGCAGGTTATAGCGAGTATTTGGGCTTTTCTTTTAAGGCGGGGGTCAATCAACCTAATTTTTTAGGCTTAGGGCATACTTTGGTAAGCTCTGTGGATATAAGTAAAAAAAGTTTCTTATTGAGTATTAGTTATATCTATCCACGCTTATTAAATACGGACTGGAGTCTTTCGGGAAGTCTTTTTAACAGTCAATCCGACAGAGAAGAGTATAAAGATAAAAAAACTGGGTTTTCTATTCGAGGGAGTAAGCCTTTAAATAAACAGTGGTCTACTTCTTATAGCTATTCTTTAAAGAATACAAAAATCCAACTAGAGGCAAGTGGAGACCCAGACTTATTTCCAGTGAATACAGTTAACGGAATTGCTAGCACTATTGGCACGAGCATAACTTATGACTCTAGGGACAACAGAATAAATCCTACTAAGGGTAAATATTTTAATCTTGGCTATGACTATACTGGAGCAGGGGGAGATTTGCAGTTTTCTGTTCTTTCTTCTCAGTTTCGTTTTTATAAAACGCTGTCTAAATCTTTTGGCCTGGTTTGGAAAAATAATTTAGACTATGCTCAGCTATTTGCCCCGGGAGGCTCTTATCCTTTCAACGAGTTATTTCTATTAGGAGGGCCTTTAAGTTTAAGAGGTTATAATTGGTTTTCTGTGGGGCCTTATAAGTTTTCTCAAAAAGCCTATGATAGATCTAAAGAAACCGACGAAACTCGTCGTCGGTTTTTGTCAGAGAAGGCTTTTGGTGGAACCAAAAAAGTATTATTGCAAACGGAGTTAGAGTTTCCCTTACTTTCAGAGGCGCAAATTAGAGGGGCAGTATTTTTTGATGCAGGCTTGTCTGGCAATAGTTTTAACACTAACAATATCGAGAGTGATGTTGGGCTAGGCATTCGGTGGTTCTCCCCCCTTGGCCCTTTGCGCTTTGAATTTGGTTGGCCAATAAATCCAAGTGTGCACCATAGCCCCACCTATAAATTTCAATTTTATATTGGAAATTCTTTTTAA
- a CDS encoding ABC transporter ATP-binding protein yields MSFNTFVLDSATNEFDAPTIIKAQGIVKNFHQAGEEVKVLQSIDFSLAKQESVAITGASGAGKSTLLHILATLMEPSSGKIQIGSVEVDYHNKAELERLRRKNLGIVFQFHYLLEDFSVLENVLLPLRIKSFYGSPLVLKSARARAKELLVYLGLGHRLNFYPKDLSGGEKQRVAMARALIHEPDILFADEPTGNLDEENGEKLQQLLFRLQKDLGLSLAVVTHDINFALECDRSLSMKAGRWESF; encoded by the coding sequence ATGAGCTTTAATACTTTTGTTTTAGATAGCGCGACAAATGAATTCGACGCTCCAACGATAATAAAAGCCCAAGGCATTGTAAAAAATTTTCACCAAGCCGGCGAAGAAGTAAAAGTATTGCAGTCCATAGATTTTTCTTTGGCAAAGCAAGAAAGTGTTGCAATTACGGGAGCCTCGGGAGCTGGAAAAAGCACATTGCTGCACATTTTAGCAACTTTGATGGAGCCCAGTTCTGGAAAAATTCAAATTGGTTCTGTGGAGGTGGATTACCATAATAAAGCAGAGCTAGAAAGATTACGCCGAAAAAACCTAGGCATTGTTTTTCAATTTCACTATCTTTTAGAGGATTTTTCCGTTTTAGAAAATGTGCTGCTGCCTTTGCGCATTAAATCTTTTTATGGTTCGCCTCTAGTATTAAAATCGGCCAGAGCAAGGGCCAAGGAGCTTTTAGTTTATTTAGGCTTGGGCCATAGGTTGAACTTTTACCCTAAAGATTTAAGCGGTGGAGAAAAACAAAGGGTGGCTATGGCCAGAGCTTTAATTCATGAGCCAGATATTTTATTTGCAGATGAGCCTACAGGAAACTTAGATGAAGAAAATGGAGAAAAGTTACAGCAGCTATTGTTTAGGCTGCAAAAAGATTTAGGCCTATCTTTGGCAGTGGTGACTCATGATATAAATTTTGCTTTAGAGTGCGACAGAAGCCTGTCTATGAAGGCGGGCCGATGGGAGTCTTTTTAG
- a CDS encoding ABC transporter permease produces the protein MLLFQLAFKYTKSQLQRPSYWLAVLSFALAISLMVVSLLVISAYEKTFEKSITQLLGQIQISYLSPNISLPKVLSYLQKEKIKVAKVTSFIHQEALLVKNGKVKGVLLEGLPAFEKKASSFFLKKTLNNTAITNFSKDRYGAYVPVLLMKDMSLQLGDAFSAVVAKSMGKNDFNRKVLKFYVKGVLDFGRSDYNRRYLLTSFEALQKPLKLSKKKTSGARLWLADKVFSEELSFKIQKHFSSKLIAQHWRQWANNLLEATKSQKKMIFLVLLIILIIAAFNIMSALFILIVQKTKELSILRVAGLSVTSIYAIFSLQAVFTGLLSLTLGFALGYLWAYLFLLIQSRYFSVLSQIYKLNHLKIGLPLWDMLIIIAVVLFLVLLTAIIPVYRAGKNSLPEGLSHEL, from the coding sequence ATGTTACTTTTTCAGCTGGCTTTTAAATATACCAAATCACAATTACAAAGGCCTTCTTATTGGTTGGCTGTTCTTAGTTTTGCCTTGGCTATTTCTTTAATGGTGGTGTCTTTGTTGGTAATTAGCGCTTACGAAAAAACTTTTGAAAAAAGCATTACTCAGCTTTTGGGGCAAATACAAATTTCTTATTTGTCGCCAAACATATCTTTGCCAAAAGTTCTTAGTTACTTACAAAAAGAAAAAATTAAAGTAGCTAAAGTTACCTCTTTTATACACCAAGAGGCTCTTTTAGTAAAAAACGGAAAAGTTAAGGGGGTTTTGCTTGAAGGCTTGCCAGCTTTTGAAAAAAAAGCCAGTTCGTTTTTTTTAAAAAAAACACTAAACAACACCGCGATTACCAATTTTTCAAAGGATAGGTACGGAGCTTATGTTCCCGTTCTTTTGATGAAAGATATGTCTTTGCAGTTGGGAGACGCTTTTTCTGCAGTAGTGGCTAAAAGCATGGGGAAAAACGATTTTAACAGAAAGGTTTTAAAGTTTTATGTTAAAGGGGTTTTAGATTTTGGTCGATCAGATTACAACCGTCGCTATCTTTTAACTTCTTTTGAGGCTTTGCAAAAACCATTAAAGCTATCGAAAAAAAAAACCAGCGGAGCGCGCCTATGGTTAGCAGACAAAGTTTTTTCTGAAGAGCTATCTTTTAAAATACAAAAGCATTTTTCATCAAAACTAATAGCACAGCACTGGAGACAGTGGGCAAATAATTTACTAGAAGCTACAAAAAGCCAGAAAAAAATGATTTTTTTAGTTCTACTAATCATTTTAATTATTGCAGCATTTAATATTATGAGCGCTTTATTTATTTTGATTGTACAAAAAACTAAAGAGTTAAGTATATTAAGAGTAGCGGGATTAAGCGTTACCTCTATTTATGCGATATTCAGTTTGCAGGCTGTTTTTACAGGCTTGTTATCTTTAACGCTGGGTTTTGCGCTAGGATATTTATGGGCTTACTTATTTTTATTAATACAGTCGCGTTATTTTTCTGTTTTATCACAAATTTATAAACTTAATCACCTTAAGATTGGTCTTCCTTTGTGGGATATGTTAATTATTATAGCAGTGGTTTTATTTTTGGTTTTATTAACAGCTATTATTCCTGTTTACAGGGCAGGAAAAAATAGTTTGCCAGAGGGTCTTTCTCATGAGCTTTAA
- a CDS encoding peptide chain release factor 2, which translates to MKILKRLGGLFDLNQKAQRLQVIEQELQDKEVWENYKKSQKLNQEKSFLEKSLKQWKEFDYKLSSVKELLNCIKEDPQEGESLLLDVSKELNNIKVLLESLHTQHFLSQKYDQCNCYISIHAGAGGTESCDWVAMLSRMLMRYAQKNKFSTEVLNTNDGEEAGFKSIHFLVKGSNSFGLFQSESGVHRLVRISPFDSGARRHTSFASVFVSPELEDSVDISIKTDELRVDTYRASGAGGQHVNTTDSAVRITHLPTGTVVQCQNQRSQHANKDQAMKMLRSALYRFATQEKKKEQELAAETKKSNEWGSQIRSYILCPYQLVKDHRMGEESGQPNLVLDGNLDKFSRAFLKYRSENKNGK; encoded by the coding sequence ATAAAGATTCTCAAGAGACTCGGGGGTCTCTTTGATTTAAATCAAAAGGCACAACGCTTACAAGTCATAGAACAAGAGTTACAAGACAAAGAAGTTTGGGAAAACTATAAAAAATCACAAAAATTAAATCAAGAAAAAAGTTTTTTAGAAAAATCTTTAAAACAATGGAAAGAGTTCGATTATAAACTAAGCTCTGTTAAAGAATTACTAAATTGCATTAAAGAAGACCCTCAAGAGGGAGAAAGCTTACTTTTAGATGTTAGTAAAGAGTTAAATAATATTAAAGTATTGTTAGAAAGTTTACACACACAACATTTTTTATCGCAAAAATATGATCAGTGTAATTGCTATATTTCCATTCATGCTGGCGCGGGAGGAACAGAATCTTGCGACTGGGTGGCGATGTTAAGCCGTATGTTAATGCGCTATGCTCAAAAAAATAAATTTAGTACAGAGGTTTTAAATACCAACGACGGAGAAGAGGCAGGTTTTAAATCTATACATTTTTTAGTTAAAGGCTCTAATAGTTTTGGGCTTTTTCAATCAGAAAGCGGCGTGCATCGCTTAGTTAGAATTAGCCCTTTTGACTCGGGTGCACGAAGGCACACTAGTTTTGCGTCGGTATTTGTTTCTCCCGAATTAGAAGATTCTGTGGATATTAGCATAAAAACCGATGAGCTTAGGGTGGACACTTATAGAGCCAGCGGAGCTGGAGGGCAACATGTTAATACTACCGATTCGGCAGTGCGAATTACCCATTTGCCCACGGGGACTGTTGTGCAGTGTCAAAACCAAAGAAGCCAACATGCTAATAAAGATCAAGCGATGAAGATGTTAAGGTCGGCATTGTATCGATTTGCTACTCAAGAAAAGAAAAAAGAACAAGAATTGGCTGCAGAAACAAAAAAATCTAATGAATGGGGTAGTCAAATTCGATCGTATATTTTATGCCCCTACCAATTAGTAAAAGATCACCGCATGGGAGAGGAAAGCGGACAGCCCAACCTTGTATTAGATGGTAATTTAGATAAATTTAGTCGTGCTTTTTTAAAATATCGCTCAGAAAACAAAAACGGAAAATAA
- the ybeY gene encoding rRNA maturation RNase YbeY: MTIHFIKQGRYYIPKAFLKQALPSILKELKKAKLCPPAVKTQIHLVFVSSQKMKTINKKYRNKNKTTDILSFSLERGRSFGELVFDYSLVKKQALQNGHAIKQELLYLFIHGLLHLLGLDHEKSLKEEKRMYKIQDSIFASLQKK, encoded by the coding sequence ATGACTATTCATTTTATTAAGCAAGGAAGGTATTATATTCCTAAAGCTTTTTTAAAGCAGGCTTTGCCAAGCATTTTAAAAGAATTAAAAAAAGCAAAGCTGTGCCCGCCCGCAGTTAAAACACAAATACACTTGGTATTTGTATCTAGTCAAAAAATGAAAACTATAAATAAAAAATATAGAAATAAAAATAAAACCACAGACATTCTTAGTTTTTCTTTAGAGCGAGGGAGGTCTTTTGGAGAATTGGTTTTTGATTATAGTTTGGTTAAAAAGCAGGCTTTACAAAACGGGCATGCTATAAAACAAGAGTTGTTATATTTATTTATCCATGGTTTATTACATTTGTTGGGCTTAGACCACGAAAAAAGCCTTAAAGAAGAAAAAAGAATGTACAAAATACAAGACAGTATTTTTGCTAGCTTGCAAAAAAAATAA